TCCTAGCACCCAAACCCTCTTGATTGAATGCCTCTTTCTTACAATGGCAGGTAGTATTTTCAGTAAAGGTAATGCATATCCTTTTAGGCCACTCAATTCTGCACATCGAATAAGTCACCAATTCTCCCTACTGCAACTGCCTTAGGAAAGACTCTTAATGTTTCTTACCTAGACCATTGTAATATCCTACTTACGCATGTCTTTCTCTTTAATCTTGTTCCATGGCAAAATCTCATGCATACTGATGCCAAATGAttcttgaaaaaatgaaaattccattGTAACACTGCACTGTTTCAAATCCTTCAGTGTTTCCTCCAATCACATTTCACAATATGATAGGCAGGTTTGGTTTGGTTAGACCTTGTAATTCATCATTTCTCATCATTTCCACACATACAATCTGCTCTAACCATACTTGTCTCTACctgcatttcatttttagaatatgCATGCTCCTATTTCTACATTTACACAAAACTTTCCTGAAATATTCTCTTACCTCCAACATCTATCCCTTCTTCTTCATGCTTTTTTTATATCCTTGAAGACCCAAATCAGATGTCACTTTTCTCAGGTAACATTCTTGGAATTTTTTGGGCACCCGAGTTCCATCCTTATATTGCACAATAAAATAACTCAACCAATAACTGCTGTTATCTTTTcttatctgtgttcttttttctgcAAAATCCAAATACACATACACTCAAATACACTTACCCACACAGTTACAGACATACAGACATAAACCAGAGAAaggtaaaaacattttctttaatcttttttaaaaaacccagcctggggcgcttgggtggcgcagtcggttaagcgtccgacttcagccaggtcacgatctcgcggtctgtgagttcgagccccgcgtcgggctctgggctgatggctcagagcctggagcctgtttctgactctgtgtctccctctctctctgcccctcccccgttcatgctctgtctctctctgtcccaaaaataaataaacgttgaaaaaaaatttaaaaaaataaaataaaaaacccagcCTTTAAACAGAATGGCTGTTTTTAGTGCTCAATAATTGTCTATTGATTAAGTCTTGATATGACTTCAAAGTTTTAGGAAATAGAGATGTCCAAGAATATAAATACCTAAAACTTAGAGCTAAAACTTCCTCGGCCTATTATACTCTAATTCTAGATCTTTTTTTATGATCAATAATAATGtaatgcatattataaaaatgtagcTACTTTTAATAGTCGCACCAAAACAAtgatttcaaagttttattttctttaaaatacttgtaTAATTTAGATGTTCATGACATGATCTACCTTTTATCTAAATTTAACTCTAAATAGTTTTCTTCACAGATATGTCAGTCAAAGAAGCATTCTGAAAAATATCATCTAcattatttcaaaagaattattctggaataatcttatatatatatatgtatatatacacacctcaTATAAATCTCATCAGTTAAAATAGTAGAGACTATCTGAAGCTTAAGCTATCATACCATGTAGGTGAAATTAAGTAGGCATAATGCAAGATCATTTGGGATCCAACATTATTTCATCAGTATGACTAACTTTTTTTGAGGTGGGAAAATTCTTACTTTGGAGAATCTGATTCAcatataaattaacaaatatttattgagcaggtATTGTATATTCCAAGCATTGTTCCAAGCCCGTGGAATATGTCAATGTACATGTATAAGgcatttattaagattttattcaatcacttaataaaaatgtgattagtgtatattttattctcttagtGTCCTACTGGAAGACTCTGACATATCACAATGCATAACACCATGagcattcataataaaaaaatagtactatataaaaatttaagtgtatttattgagagagagagacagagagagagagagagagacaatcccaagcagcctccccacagcatggagaccgatgcagggcttaaacgcaggaaccatgagatcatgacctgagccgaagtcagacacttaaccaactgagccacccaggtgccccagaaagaatagtaatttaattatttttaaaaaatgtttatttatttatttttgagagagagagaacaggggagggacagagagagacagggagatagagaatcccaggcaggttctgtgctgtcagcgcagtgcctgacatggagctctaactcacaaaccatgaggtcataacctgagctgaaatcaagagctggatgcttacccaattgagccacccaggcgccccagtactttaattatttttaataaccatACTATGTCTCTGTGGAAGACTATAGTGAAAATATTTGGGGCAAAGGACCACTTTGGTGTCTCTTAAATCATGCCACATACATGGCTATTTATTGATTCTATTCAAGTTGACATGCTTTTCCTGGCCAAAACTTTTCAATCCAAAAACTGACCCCCTTTAATACAGATGAAAATATGCCCGATGTAAAAAGAATTTCGAAAAGAgcactatttattttcttcccaaatcTTGAATTATTTGGGAGATAGGCCTGATATTTGAGGGGAGGGATTGTTTTAAAGCATATTAGTAGAGATTATTTGCCTTATGGattaacataaaacatttattcttagaaaatatggaaaggaCCAGATACTTTTCTAATATATAGCACATCAAAATGATGATACTTATTATATATAACTGAAATATACAATCTAGTtaaatttgtttgaaaattaGGAGTTTACAAGACTCTAGTGCTTGATGTGAATTAGGCACAGAATTAGGCACCTTAGcagaaaatagtaagaaaaatgaaaattttcaattcCAATTTATATAAGGCTTAGATATATCTTtgatataatgtaataatatgcTTTGGTATTTTCACAagccaaagatacaaaaatatttttgctagAAATGAGTTGTCACAAATGTCTTTTCCTTAGATGAGGTAAAAGATAATGTACTGGAAAATTCCAACAGTAACAATAGTAACTTTAACATTGCCATAGAGCCAAATACTATTAATCATTTCCATATTTCTTAATAGAGGCTCAAAGAACTGAAACAAAGGGAATTTGCTCGAAATGTAGCATCTAAATCcaggaaagatgaaagaaaacaggaaaaggcaCTCCAACGCCTGCACAAGCTGGCCGAGCTAAGAAAGGAAACTGTGTGGTGAGTGTGCAATAAAAGCTTAACTTTTCTTAAAACATgatgaccaaaggaaaaaaaaaaaaagacatagaaataaaGGGCGCAAATCTATTTATTTCTGTACCCAGAATAAGGCACTCACATTTTCATGGCTTTCTGTGGGCTGTAAACAgtaacttgaatttgaattttatgcaAACACCTGTTTAatatacatttcaataaaaaggCAACATTCctataattttagttttcaatAATTTCACATTGCTCTGCTATTTACACTTAGTTGAAACCTCTTCTGTTTCTTGGtggaaattcaaaatatttgattGAAGAAGAGAACAAAGCACCATCTCATGACCTTTATTATAAAAGGagttttaagagaaaattatttataattgaaaatttgGAGGACTTTTATTTGaaagtatcttttatttaaaaaaaataaagatcatgaAGGCCCTGTGAACTGCAGAGGCAGGTCAAAATTAGTTTCATTGTGAATAAACAGTAATAACTGTTAGAAGTTCAAAGCTCTTACACTTTGACCTGCTTCTCCAGTGTGTAGTTAGAATGTTATAATTCAGAATTTACAATACAGGACAGGGAACTGTCATAAAAAGAAGACAACTTTTTAGAgtgttctctccctccaccccaaaacaaataggcccctctttttttgtttaaaacaaaactatttcatAGCAAATCTATTTTATGCTGAATATAGTGTTGGGGAATATATTGGTATATCATAACATTCTTTGGAATGTCAAATttgaaaaactcaaaataaaatttaatgtatttttaatcctCTAGGGAACTGTCAAAGACCAATATAACTGCTATTCAGTCATACCAACagatattttttctctgtgtggCAGTAAGTGAAAAATTATAGAACTTCAAGTTAATGTTATAGAGAACCATAGGGCCCATGCAATTAAATGTCCTAGAAGTAGCATTTGCAAATGTAAACTCTGAAACATTTAGAGAACTAGAGTTAATAATAAGATATGtataaaaaaaagagcaaaacttcTTACCTAAATTACTTTCCTCAGTAATAGTACTTATTTCGcattacacacacacgcacacacacacacttttcctaTTAATTTGAGGCCTCTAAAGATGTGCAGTGAAACAATCCATTGTGTTAGAGattcaataaagaaaacattcaacTAAAAATATTGGGGGACACTTGGAACTTCTAAGAAACTAAATTTAATAGAATGGAAAATTCTGCACAGCATGACTCTCTTTGGGTAAAGATGATATTTAGGTAACTCCTTGTTTATATGCCACACAGTACAGTTCTTTTATGAAAAACTGACTATTTATGGTGTCCTGCAATgccaaataaatagaaattgcATCTTAAGTAAATAGTCTTTTGTCCTACACTtactattatattatattatttacaacttcagggtaatttttttttaaatattaagaatagcaattctaaataaaattctaaagcCAGTATTATCTCAGTTAATTTTGCATGGCAGGACTCTACTTGGCCTGGTGTAGACTCTTAGTGAACATTGATTGAATTGAATTGTTGAACCGAATTCCCAGCCCTTCtgaagttataattttttaaagctgtctTCATATTCTCCATGTAGTATTAATGATGTTAAGTATTTGTAAATTTAGATAACTTTAAAGATTCTACAATATTCCAAAATATCACTGAAGAGGCCATGGGATAAAGAACCTTGGTCAGGAAGCACTGGTTGAGAACATAGGAATGTCCTTGACATTGCTATTAATAGTTATAGAAATAACTTGGAGACAGCTTCTCCAAGTTATCCCAAACAATAATCAGTAACTAAATGCAACTGTAGCACTATGAAAGAGAACCTTATGAAATGAAAGTAATTCTCCTATACAGatcttaaaatttgaaaaagaaatcttataaTGATGTGTCTGAAATGGGgtgtttgaatatttttcctcAGAAGTGTCCTATCTAATATGTACTTTTCTGTTTCTAGTGCTCCTGGAAGTGGCCCCATGTTCAAGTCAACAACTGTTACTGTGAAAGAAAATTGTAATGAAATTTCCCAAAGAGTTGCTGTGGATTCAGTTAATAACCAGGAAGATTTCAAATATACTTTGATTCATAGTGAAGAGAATACTAAAGATGTTACCACTGTTGCTGAAGATCCAGAAAGTGCAAATAATTATACAGCAAAAAATAACCAACTTGGGGATCAAGCCCAAGGAATTCACAGACACAAAATTggcttttcttttgcatttccaaaGAAAGCAGCAGTGAAGCTGGAGTCCTCAGCTGCAGCCTTCTCTGAATACAATGATGATGCCTCTGTGGAAAAAGGATTTAGCAGAAAAAGTAGATTTGTCCCTGGTACTTGTCATCTTCAACTATCTTCACCAACAGATGTGCTTTTGAGTTCTGAGGAGAAAGCTAACTCTTTTCATCCACCAGAAGGAATGTGCACTGAGAAAGAAACTGCTCAAACTCAAGAGATGAAAGAAGTTTCTAGtgaaaaagatacatttttattaccttcattttgcCAGTTTCAACTCCCTTTATTTTCAGATGCAGATAATTGCCAAAATTCAATCCCATTAGCAGATCAAATACCACTGGGCGATGTTATTATTAATGAAGGCATACCTATGAGTGATAACAGTTCCGAATTGTTAGGAAATAAATCCACAGTTCTCGATATAGCTAATGAATGCATATCTTTGCAAGCTATCACAGAGGAAAATGTTAAGGACCATGATACATCTATAGTTGAAGCTGACAATAAAAATTATGGTCCTGAGATGTTGGCTCCTTCAAATTCTGAAGAGGAAAATATAAccttccataaaaaaaaagatttatataaaagACCATGTGAACCATTTGTACCCGTACTTAACAAAGATGGAACCACAATTCTTCAGTGGCCATCAGAAATGCTGATTTATACATCGACTCAACCATCAATTTCCTATAGCTGTAACCCTCTCTGTTTTGACTTCAAGTCCACTAAATTAAACAACAATCTAGATAAGAATAAGCTGCCCTTAAATGGTCTTCCTTCTCAGCAgaagggagaagacatttgcaagaGACCAGTTTCAGAATGCAAGGACACACCTATTGTAGGACTCACTGATTATGACACTGGAGGCAGCAGAAATCAATGCACCCAGGTCATTCCTCTTTTGGTTGGTGGTACTCTTTCCAGTACCTGTAATTCTGGAAAAAATGGGAATATGGGTCAGaggtataaaaatatttcctgtaggatcagaaacacaaaaaaatacaattttactaAATGTCAAATGAAACAGGGCACTCTAGATGAGAAATATCACAAAATAAGATTGAAAGATACTCATGAACACTGGTTCCataaaagtagaaggaagaaaagaagaaaaaagttatgtCAGCACCATCATGGGGAGAAAACCAAAGAGTCGGAAATTCACTTCCAAATGGAAACGGAAAACAGTTACACTGATATAACTAGGAAGAACCTACTGGAAACAATTTCAGAAAAGCAGTATTTAGCTGCAGGGCAATTATTAGACTCACAACAATTACCTGATAAAAGGCCCAAACCATCATCCATATACttaagtgaaaatgaagaaatatgtaAAGCTCAAAACACTGAAAATGATAGCAATGACGCTAACAGTTCTAAAAACCACTGTACAAAGAGCTCAGTTGTTTTCAGTGAACAATCCAATCCAACAGTGATACAGTCTGGAAAACATAATTTAACTTACTCCAGAACTTACTGTAGTTGGAAAGCCAAAATATCCGGCTGTAGTCAGGATCACAGATGCCTAGTTCTTCAAAACGACATGAGCTGCCTGAGCCAGAACCAGGCTGTTAAAAGAGGTTATAATTCTCTCATTAATGAATCAGAAAGATTCCATCGAAAACGTAGACAACATTCATATTCTTATTCTTCGGATGAAAGTTTAAATCGACAGAATTATTTACCAGAAGAATTCTTGAGGCCCCCACGTGCTTCCGCTCCCTGCAAGCCTAAAAGGAAAcggaggagaaaaagaagcagattCCACATCGGGTTTGAAGCTTTGGAACTCAAAGAGAACACAGATCATCCCAAGAAGGGCAATTCTTCCTTAGGTCACCAGGAGGAGTTAGTAAGTGAAGACAAAACAGGGGACGTAAAACCACAAGAAGTTGCGAATGCTGAGAAGAACTcagaagaagcagagggagaagaaaaccaGGCGACTTTGCCCCTGGGCGGTCCCCTTCCTCCTGAAGCCGGTGGTGAGGCTGCGCAGTCAGTGCTGGAGACACCTTCTGGGGACTCGAGGGACATCTCCCACCCACGCGCCACCTCTGTCTACCACGTAGCCAGTGCcgcaacaaaagaagaaattggcAATACCTTGCtgcaacagaaagaaagaggtgagggtataaatattcatgaaaagcAAATTCCTTTCAAG
The window above is part of the Prionailurus bengalensis isolate Pbe53 chromosome C1, Fcat_Pben_1.1_paternal_pri, whole genome shotgun sequence genome. Proteins encoded here:
- the ZNF804A gene encoding zinc finger protein 804A — its product is MECYYIVISSTHLSNGHFRNIKGVFRGPLSKNGNKTLDYAEKENTIAKALEDLKANFYCELCDKQYYKHQEFDNHINSYDHAHKQRLKELKQREFARNVASKSRKDERKQEKALQRLHKLAELRKETVCAPGSGPMFKSTTVTVKENCNEISQRVAVDSVNNQEDFKYTLIHSEENTKDVTTVAEDPESANNYTAKNNQLGDQAQGIHRHKIGFSFAFPKKAAVKLESSAAAFSEYNDDASVEKGFSRKSRFVPGTCHLQLSSPTDVLLSSEEKANSFHPPEGMCTEKETAQTQEMKEVSSEKDTFLLPSFCQFQLPLFSDADNCQNSIPLADQIPLGDVIINEGIPMSDNSSELLGNKSTVLDIANECISLQAITEENVKDHDTSIVEADNKNYGPEMLAPSNSEEENITFHKKKDLYKRPCEPFVPVLNKDGTTILQWPSEMLIYTSTQPSISYSCNPLCFDFKSTKLNNNLDKNKLPLNGLPSQQKGEDICKRPVSECKDTPIVGLTDYDTGGSRNQCTQVIPLLVGGTLSSTCNSGKNGNMGQRYKNISCRIRNTKKYNFTKCQMKQGTLDEKYHKIRLKDTHEHWFHKSRRKKRRKKLCQHHHGEKTKESEIHFQMETENSYTDITRKNLLETISEKQYLAAGQLLDSQQLPDKRPKPSSIYLSENEEICKAQNTENDSNDANSSKNHCTKSSVVFSEQSNPTVIQSGKHNLTYSRTYCSWKAKISGCSQDHRCLVLQNDMSCLSQNQAVKRGYNSLINESERFHRKRRQHSYSYSSDESLNRQNYLPEEFLRPPRASAPCKPKRKRRRKRSRFHIGFEALELKENTDHPKKGNSSLGHQEELVSEDKTGDVKPQEVANAEKNSEEAEGEENQATLPLGGPLPPEAGGEAAQSVLETPSGDSRDISHPRATSVYHVASAATKEEIGNTLLQQKERGEGINIHEKQIPFKVPNTDRNFRQSQPKSYLCHYELAEALPQGKVNEASTEWLRFNSGILNTQPPLPFKEAHVSGHTFVTTEQILAPLALPDQALLIPIENHDKFRNLPCEVYQHILPPNMLANKVKFTFAPAALPPPSPPLQPLQPLPLQQPFCSTSVTTLHHAVLQQHAAAAAAAAAAAAAGTFKVLQPHQQFLSHAPALTRTALPQISVGPVGPRLCPGNQPTFVAPPQMPIIPASVLHPSHLAFPPLPHALFPSLLAPHPTVIPLQPLF